The Nitrospira sp. KM1 genome includes a window with the following:
- a CDS encoding glycosyltransferase family 4 protein, which produces MKVLWLGHNLAYPPKGGALQRNYNLIREISRKCEVHVLAFDQPITRPSDVTPQDCIKALSAFCASVNWVSIRSSSPGRSRYGLALRGILSGEPYDFAWLRSSEMADKLTRVIASLSPDVVHVDALGLAQYLPLLGKAGTVLNHHDVESCKIAVRAKNAASLFMKGYFSLEAARLLTAERNWCPQFGINSVVSQEESAVLTRACPGLKVHVVPNGVDTNYFTFRTDPGRPVILFCGSLDMHPNQEAMDYFLKRIWPSVVTQMPDVEFYIVGRYPPRWLEEFGKTDSRIHVTGYVDDVRPYFGRAAVCVCPIISGGGTRLKILDSLAMGVPVVSTPFAASGLSLEHERHLLMAETDEQFANETLRFLRDPSLRTALSIAGAECVGRLYSWTVVGQTLLDAYDIAMQNRHRVTGLV; this is translated from the coding sequence ATGAAGGTCCTGTGGCTAGGGCATAATCTTGCGTACCCTCCGAAAGGGGGAGCTCTCCAACGAAACTACAATCTCATTCGCGAGATTTCCAGGAAGTGCGAAGTCCACGTCCTCGCCTTTGATCAGCCAATCACCCGTCCTAGCGATGTCACTCCACAAGATTGCATCAAAGCTCTTTCGGCATTCTGTGCCTCAGTTAACTGGGTATCGATACGATCTTCCTCTCCGGGACGTTCTCGGTATGGACTGGCACTCCGAGGCATACTTTCGGGAGAGCCCTACGATTTTGCCTGGCTGCGCTCGTCTGAAATGGCGGATAAACTTACCAGGGTAATAGCCTCTTTATCCCCTGACGTTGTGCACGTGGATGCATTGGGTCTGGCTCAATACCTTCCATTGCTAGGAAAGGCTGGAACAGTACTGAATCATCATGACGTGGAGTCATGCAAGATTGCAGTCCGTGCAAAAAATGCGGCGAGCCTGTTCATGAAAGGATACTTTTCTCTGGAAGCAGCCAGATTGCTGACGGCTGAGCGAAACTGGTGCCCGCAGTTTGGAATTAACTCAGTAGTATCGCAAGAAGAAAGCGCTGTGCTGACGCGGGCCTGTCCTGGTTTGAAGGTCCACGTTGTGCCCAACGGAGTGGATACGAATTATTTCACATTCAGAACGGATCCCGGGAGACCGGTGATCCTGTTCTGTGGTAGCTTGGACATGCATCCCAATCAAGAGGCCATGGACTATTTCCTGAAGCGCATTTGGCCTTCGGTTGTGACGCAGATGCCTGACGTGGAATTCTATATCGTGGGGCGCTATCCTCCACGGTGGCTGGAAGAGTTCGGCAAGACCGACTCTCGAATTCATGTGACAGGATACGTGGATGATGTCCGTCCGTATTTCGGTCGAGCCGCCGTTTGCGTGTGCCCGATTATTAGCGGTGGAGGAACACGGCTCAAGATTCTTGACAGTCTTGCTATGGGGGTTCCCGTAGTTTCAACTCCGTTTGCCGCTTCCGGACTTTCTTTGGAACATGAGCGACATCTTCTCATGGCCGAGACAGATGAGCAGTTCGCAAATGAAACCCTGCGTTTCCTTCGAGATCCCTCACTGCGGACCGCCTTGTCAATCGCCGGTGCCGAATGTGTCGGACGATTGTATTCGTGGACAGTTGTCGGGCAAACTCTCCTGGATGCTTATGACATTGCCATGCAGAATCGGCATCGAGTCACCGGCCTTGTCTAA
- a CDS encoding NAD(P)-dependent oxidoreductase, with amino-acid sequence MDILPHPVYLLLHVLELAGEGSVEVVSLSVSESGTVHAVVRRGKVTGNLVVTLEGRPVESYLRVVGKNGSLFADYVRSTTQRAIGPGSSGLDKLLAPYRQSWQLISGTTIAMGRRFLKRQRSYPGLAELFSSFYEAIRTNAPSPLSSESLLETVRICERVSEALKQGEARALALAAPKSVDSRGILVTGGTGFLGKEIVKALVSRGRSVRIVARREPSPWDRIGGVEYVIADISAGVEANLFKGIETVIHAAAETAGGWPEHQRNSIDATANVIRGAAAAGIKHFIHVSSLAVLAQPQKGPIGDHHPLEANSKGSGPYVWGKLESERHAVELGRELGISVKVVRPGALISYDNFEPPGRLGKRLGNFFIAVGSSDDKLGVVDVGFAGQFFAWMTETWESVPSPLNLLDPVSPTKRELLDYLRKVNPDLTVLWLPNLILVPLSWLMTFAQKMLRPGRPAINVAKVFSVSSYDASAIKKLASQIRTDV; translated from the coding sequence TTGGATATCCTGCCGCATCCGGTCTATCTCTTGTTGCATGTCTTGGAACTGGCCGGAGAGGGATCAGTTGAGGTGGTCTCGCTCAGCGTGAGCGAATCCGGAACAGTCCATGCGGTGGTTCGTCGTGGAAAAGTAACAGGAAACTTAGTTGTTACATTGGAGGGTCGTCCGGTTGAAAGTTACTTGCGTGTGGTCGGCAAGAACGGATCACTTTTTGCCGATTACGTACGGAGCACCACTCAACGAGCGATCGGCCCCGGCTCATCGGGTCTTGATAAGCTTCTGGCGCCTTACAGACAGAGCTGGCAACTTATTTCCGGTACAACCATTGCCATGGGACGCCGTTTTCTGAAGCGTCAACGAAGTTATCCGGGGTTGGCAGAGCTATTTTCGTCATTCTATGAGGCGATCCGAACCAACGCACCATCTCCACTGTCTTCTGAAAGCCTGCTTGAGACGGTTCGGATTTGCGAACGGGTGTCAGAAGCCCTGAAACAAGGTGAGGCAAGAGCACTGGCGCTCGCCGCACCGAAATCTGTCGATAGCCGAGGGATTCTCGTGACGGGCGGGACCGGATTTTTGGGAAAAGAAATCGTAAAGGCTCTTGTGTCGAGAGGTCGCTCCGTACGTATTGTCGCTCGCCGTGAGCCGTCTCCTTGGGACCGTATCGGTGGAGTCGAGTATGTGATTGCGGATATTTCAGCTGGCGTCGAGGCAAATCTGTTCAAGGGGATTGAGACTGTCATTCATGCCGCGGCTGAAACTGCCGGAGGATGGCCGGAGCACCAGCGCAACTCGATAGATGCCACTGCGAACGTTATCAGAGGTGCAGCGGCTGCGGGGATCAAGCATTTCATTCATGTCAGCAGTCTCGCTGTACTCGCCCAGCCGCAAAAAGGACCTATTGGTGACCATCACCCTCTCGAGGCCAATAGCAAAGGTTCGGGACCGTATGTATGGGGAAAATTGGAATCAGAGCGTCACGCGGTCGAATTGGGTCGTGAATTAGGCATTTCAGTCAAAGTGGTTCGTCCTGGAGCATTGATTAGTTATGACAATTTCGAGCCGCCAGGTCGTCTTGGTAAACGCCTGGGTAATTTCTTTATTGCCGTTGGTTCTTCAGATGACAAGCTTGGTGTTGTCGATGTAGGTTTTGCAGGACAGTTTTTCGCATGGATGACAGAAACTTGGGAGAGTGTGCCCAGCCCGTTGAATTTGCTCGATCCTGTTTCGCCGACCAAACGCGAATTGCTGGACTACCTTCGAAAGGTCAATCCTGATCTAACGGTGCTCTGGCTTCCGAATTTGATTCTTGTCCCTTTGTCGTGGTTGATGACTTTTGCACAGAAAATGCTTCGACCGGGCAGACCGGCAATCAATGTGGCCAAGGTGTTCAGCGTTTCGTCTTACGATGCTTCTGCTATTAAGAAGCTTGCTTCTCAAATAAGGACGGACGTGTGA
- a CDS encoding glycosyltransferase family 4 protein has product MIKENQKLRICHVAMGDLWAGAEVQLVVLIEVLLRFQELDLTVVLFNEGRLAIELQKLRVPVYIFPETAQSSLKILQQLTDYCRERKFDLLHTHKYKDNILGAMAAARSGVPYVVRTVHGLSEPFKGLPSIRMRFYEFCDDVVIRTKVNRLIAVSSQIGHLLSQKFGSASVVKIHNGIPIEHVQQAKPYEEVRKHLDVDKVEIIIGTVGRLTPVKAHEHFLTAAKQLLQSHKNLCFVIVGSGPRRRFLEEIARKSDISSKVRFLGHRDDTRDLIRAMDIFVLPSLHEGIPMVLLEAMALARPIVASAVGGIPEVLTNQVHGLLVPPAKPDEIVGACEAFLSDPLFMEKCGQAALTRVKQEFSSELMGAKVVTLYRQLFQE; this is encoded by the coding sequence ATGATCAAAGAAAACCAAAAACTAAGAATTTGTCATGTAGCAATGGGCGATCTTTGGGCTGGCGCAGAAGTCCAATTGGTCGTTTTGATTGAAGTTCTTCTTAGATTTCAGGAATTAGACCTTACCGTGGTGCTTTTCAATGAGGGAAGATTGGCAATTGAACTTCAGAAACTGCGTGTGCCTGTATACATATTCCCTGAAACGGCACAATCAAGTTTGAAAATATTGCAACAATTGACTGACTACTGCCGGGAGCGGAAATTTGATCTTTTGCATACCCATAAATATAAAGACAACATACTGGGCGCAATGGCAGCGGCGAGAAGCGGAGTGCCTTATGTAGTAAGGACCGTCCACGGCTTATCAGAGCCCTTCAAGGGCCTTCCGTCTATTCGAATGAGATTTTATGAGTTCTGTGATGACGTTGTCATCAGGACGAAGGTGAATCGCCTTATTGCTGTTTCCTCTCAAATCGGGCACCTGTTGAGTCAAAAGTTTGGATCAGCTAGCGTCGTAAAGATCCATAATGGAATCCCTATTGAGCATGTCCAGCAAGCCAAGCCGTACGAGGAAGTGCGTAAACATTTGGATGTCGATAAGGTGGAAATTATTATTGGAACTGTTGGCAGATTAACGCCAGTTAAAGCGCATGAGCATTTTTTGACTGCCGCAAAACAACTGCTCCAGTCGCACAAGAACCTTTGCTTCGTCATAGTGGGGAGTGGGCCTCGGCGAAGATTTCTTGAAGAGATAGCAAGGAAATCAGATATTTCAAGCAAGGTAAGGTTTCTTGGACATCGAGACGACACGCGCGATTTAATACGCGCCATGGATATTTTCGTGTTACCATCCCTGCACGAAGGGATACCGATGGTGCTTTTGGAAGCCATGGCCCTTGCGAGGCCGATAGTGGCAAGCGCTGTGGGCGGTATTCCTGAGGTATTGACCAATCAAGTCCATGGTTTGCTCGTGCCGCCTGCCAAGCCGGATGAAATTGTCGGAGCATGCGAAGCGTTTTTGAGTGATCCTTTATTTATGGAGAAGTGTGGACAGGCTGCGCTCACGCGTGTGAAGCAAGAATTCTCATCTGAGCTAATGGGGGCCAAAGTTGTGACTCTCTATCGTCAGCTCTTTCAGGAATAA
- a CDS encoding class I SAM-dependent methyltransferase, whose translation MPLSTHTLSVIRSFLTADQANKLRALQASRFRGFQGIVFRLLFGSNLPALAQIYNSDKWGSHWYAQHYETHFKSLRRRNLAILEIGIGGYERPDEGGGSLRMWRTYFPKSRIFGIDLYDKSFHDERRIRTFRGSQIDPEFLHRVLNEIGPIDIIIDDGSHMNEHVLYTFNVLFPHLNPTGIYVIEDLQTAYWQSFGGSSDLLNNSKTSISFLKQLVDGLNYAEFEIPSYEPTYLNTHIAAVHFYHNIVFIQKGINDEKGGGPDLGRQMNFNESNRIALPI comes from the coding sequence GTGCCACTCTCTACACACACTCTGTCGGTCATAAGATCATTTCTCACTGCCGATCAAGCCAATAAGCTTAGAGCTCTACAAGCTTCCCGTTTTCGTGGATTCCAAGGTATAGTATTTCGCCTTCTATTCGGGTCCAATCTTCCAGCTTTAGCTCAGATTTATAATTCGGACAAGTGGGGAAGTCATTGGTATGCCCAGCACTATGAGACTCATTTTAAATCTTTGCGGCGTCGGAATTTAGCAATTCTGGAAATAGGAATTGGCGGGTACGAGAGGCCAGATGAAGGTGGAGGCTCATTGAGAATGTGGCGTACTTATTTCCCAAAGTCGAGAATCTTTGGAATCGATTTGTATGACAAGAGTTTTCATGATGAAAGACGCATACGAACTTTTCGCGGCTCTCAGATTGATCCTGAATTTCTCCACCGGGTGCTAAATGAAATCGGTCCTATCGACATCATTATTGATGATGGAAGTCATATGAATGAGCACGTTTTATATACCTTCAACGTTCTGTTTCCTCACCTAAATCCAACAGGGATTTATGTAATAGAAGATTTACAAACTGCCTATTGGCAATCCTTCGGTGGTTCTTCAGATCTATTAAATAATTCAAAGACTAGCATTTCTTTTCTAAAGCAACTTGTCGATGGATTGAATTATGCCGAATTTGAGATCCCAAGCTACGAACCAACCTATTTAAACACTCATATTGCAGCTGTTCATTTTTATCACAATATCGTCTTTATTCAGAAGGGAATAAATGATGAAAAGGGTGGGGGACCAGACCTGGGGAGACAAATGAATTTTAACGAGAGCAATCGTATCGCGCTACCCATTTAA
- a CDS encoding bifunctional 2-polyprenyl-6-hydroxyphenol methylase/3-demethylubiquinol 3-O-methyltransferase UbiG, giving the protein MVTEERWIAAQAYEKSYWQNLASQIASGSQSQLGWYAWKAKMMEEHLGNRLTSQQRSLVNVLEIGSGPIGIVTFLNWGNRYTLDPLEEFYAADSTLSKLRSQEVKYGKGGGEKIPFESGRFTVIILDNVLDHVHTAGQVLKEIHRTMARDGLFYVAVNIHTTWGGFLHGILSKLKIDRGHPYTFTKESIRKFLSQHGFAIKAEFINNYKEAKAEDLRSSSVKSNIKAYTGLSEFVYHAVCSKVD; this is encoded by the coding sequence GTGGTTACTGAGGAAAGATGGATTGCGGCACAAGCGTATGAAAAGTCTTACTGGCAGAATCTCGCAAGCCAGATTGCTTCAGGAAGCCAAAGTCAACTTGGATGGTATGCCTGGAAAGCAAAGATGATGGAGGAGCATCTTGGAAACAGACTCACGTCGCAGCAACGTAGTTTAGTCAACGTTCTCGAGATTGGGAGTGGACCAATTGGTATTGTGACATTCCTAAATTGGGGGAATCGTTATACACTTGATCCTCTAGAAGAATTTTATGCGGCAGATTCAACCCTTTCCAAGCTAAGAAGCCAGGAGGTCAAGTATGGAAAGGGAGGAGGCGAAAAAATCCCCTTTGAGTCCGGGCGATTCACAGTGATCATTCTCGATAATGTTTTGGATCATGTTCACACAGCAGGACAGGTATTAAAGGAAATTCATCGGACGATGGCTAGGGATGGTCTATTTTATGTAGCCGTCAATATCCACACAACATGGGGAGGATTCTTGCACGGTATTCTTTCAAAACTGAAGATTGACCGAGGCCATCCATATACATTCACAAAGGAATCCATCCGAAAGTTCCTGAGCCAGCACGGGTTCGCCATTAAAGCCGAATTCATCAATAATTATAAGGAAGCCAAGGCGGAAGATCTTAGGTCTTCTTCTGTCAAATCGAACATCAAAGCATACACAGGACTGTCAGAGTTCGTCTATCATGCTGTCTGTTCTAAAGTAGATTAA
- a CDS encoding O-antigen ligase, producing the protein MANTTTALPKLKLPLQAMPATAGESPWPFRLVLLSLIFEFGRPQEIIPGIKSIPFPTIINAIIALSILSSGKFSLKNPQTKLWFPLLGLMIIHIPIAINNFWAAMTFKDMLLVFCLYLGLITYVNTFERVRTLILVWLNLHVVTALMGIASGGSGVGGWMGDENDFCMAINMVIPFAFFMMYTQPTLATRGKYILLLGLYVFTVMVTLSRGGFMGMSAAGAYCWLKSPMKIGSVFLIILLMIFMVSVAPDTYWDEVKSSFSEEEMDTGTGGDRLYIWGIGFEMFLSNPILGVGQGNFPWTFEVYEAGRTHMDRSRAGRAAHSLYFTLMPEMGLVGVSIFLAMLYFNRQDIKTIERIVRMNAGPGLKGIVDNENRSALLMARAMEGSMIGFLVSSIFISTLWYPSFWVMMGFIIALRNVMVDRLTQLGASFDPGTNRSIGRVVSISGSEKRFRPV; encoded by the coding sequence ATGGCTAATACCACAACGGCACTGCCGAAATTGAAATTACCATTGCAGGCTATGCCTGCTACGGCCGGAGAAAGCCCGTGGCCATTTCGCCTTGTTTTGCTGTCCCTGATTTTCGAGTTTGGAAGGCCGCAGGAAATCATACCTGGTATCAAGTCGATTCCGTTCCCTACTATTATTAATGCAATTATTGCTTTGTCGATTTTATCATCGGGAAAATTCTCCCTAAAAAATCCGCAAACCAAATTATGGTTTCCGCTTTTAGGGTTAATGATCATCCATATTCCCATAGCGATAAATAATTTTTGGGCTGCGATGACGTTCAAAGATATGCTGTTAGTGTTTTGCCTTTATCTCGGACTGATAACGTACGTGAACACATTCGAGCGAGTGCGAACATTAATATTAGTTTGGCTTAACTTACATGTTGTCACTGCGCTTATGGGCATTGCATCGGGGGGAAGCGGGGTAGGTGGATGGATGGGGGATGAGAATGATTTCTGCATGGCTATTAATATGGTCATCCCGTTTGCATTTTTCATGATGTATACCCAGCCTACGCTTGCGACTAGAGGAAAGTATATTCTGCTGCTTGGTCTATATGTATTTACTGTTATGGTCACTCTTTCAAGGGGCGGGTTCATGGGCATGTCTGCCGCGGGGGCATATTGTTGGCTTAAATCCCCTATGAAAATTGGGTCGGTGTTTTTAATCATTCTACTGATGATCTTCATGGTATCCGTCGCGCCAGATACATATTGGGACGAAGTTAAGTCCTCATTCAGCGAAGAAGAAATGGATACAGGGACTGGAGGCGATCGACTCTACATATGGGGTATCGGGTTCGAGATGTTTCTCAGTAATCCGATTCTAGGGGTGGGGCAAGGAAATTTCCCATGGACATTTGAAGTGTATGAAGCAGGTCGAACACATATGGATAGATCACGGGCGGGGCGTGCTGCACATTCCTTGTATTTTACTCTTATGCCGGAGATGGGGTTGGTAGGTGTCAGTATCTTTCTTGCCATGTTGTATTTTAATCGTCAGGATATCAAAACAATCGAGCGCATTGTTCGTATGAATGCTGGTCCAGGTCTGAAGGGGATAGTGGATAATGAAAACAGAAGTGCGCTTCTGATGGCTAGAGCAATGGAAGGAAGTATGATTGGTTTTCTGGTCAGCAGCATTTTCATTTCAACGCTCTGGTATCCCAGTTTTTGGGTAATGATGGGTTTCATAATAGCGCTTCGCAATGTGATGGTCGACAGGCTGACACAATTAGGAGCGAGCTTCGATCCAGGGACTAATCGGAGCATTGGTCGTGTCGTTTCTATCTCTGGTTCAGAGAAGAGGTTCAGGCCTGTTTGA
- a CDS encoding glycosyltransferase, with the protein MKTVLHLSSSSGPGGAERIVCALASSLDKTKYRSVVGLFRSGWLKDQCEGRGLKTYVLPSDGFLHWKWMRECYRLIGSEKVDLIQAHEFDAIVHGGIVSVLAGIPMVATVHGKNYFSDKARRRWAYRVLSRRARMVTVSGDLKRFVVEKVGISSDQVHVIHNGVEGMLVAGSFEIQQQRQDLGIPDEDVVVGVVGNLYPVKGHAYLLDAIPSILKVFPHTIFLLVGRGELEVHLKSQAHDLGIEKKVRFLGLRHDVPKLLEIMDLFVMPSLSEGLSIALLEAMAAGKPVIVTDVGGNPELVVQGKTGLIVPSKDSGALAAALTAMLTDRNRMKQFGSAGKHRVAEHFTVQSMIGNYQQTYASLVSGCNG; encoded by the coding sequence ATGAAAACAGTTCTCCATCTTTCTAGTAGCAGCGGCCCTGGTGGAGCAGAAAGAATAGTCTGTGCGTTGGCATCATCGCTGGACAAAACCAAATATCGATCGGTAGTCGGTCTATTCCGGTCAGGCTGGCTCAAAGATCAATGTGAAGGCCGAGGGCTCAAAACGTACGTGCTGCCGAGCGACGGGTTTCTTCACTGGAAGTGGATGCGGGAGTGTTATCGTCTGATTGGTTCGGAAAAGGTGGATCTCATTCAGGCGCACGAGTTCGATGCTATCGTACACGGGGGAATAGTTTCGGTGTTGGCAGGCATTCCTATGGTGGCGACCGTGCATGGGAAAAACTATTTCTCCGATAAGGCCCGTCGACGTTGGGCATATCGTGTTTTGAGCCGGCGGGCGCGAATGGTAACTGTCTCAGGAGATTTGAAGCGTTTTGTGGTCGAAAAGGTCGGAATCTCTTCCGATCAGGTGCATGTCATTCATAACGGCGTTGAAGGAATGTTGGTTGCAGGATCATTCGAAATCCAGCAGCAAAGGCAAGATTTGGGCATCCCTGATGAGGATGTGGTGGTCGGAGTGGTGGGGAATCTTTACCCGGTAAAGGGTCACGCATATCTGTTAGATGCTATTCCGTCCATTCTCAAAGTATTTCCCCACACGATATTTCTGTTGGTTGGTCGGGGGGAGCTTGAAGTTCATCTGAAATCTCAAGCTCATGACTTAGGGATAGAAAAGAAGGTGAGATTTCTGGGGCTTCGGCACGACGTTCCGAAGTTGCTAGAAATTATGGATCTGTTCGTCATGCCGTCATTATCCGAAGGATTGTCCATAGCTCTTCTCGAGGCAATGGCCGCTGGGAAACCCGTGATAGTTACCGACGTTGGAGGAAATCCGGAGTTGGTTGTGCAGGGCAAGACCGGACTTATAGTTCCATCGAAGGACTCTGGCGCATTAGCAGCGGCGCTCACGGCCATGCTGACAGATCGAAATAGGATGAAACAGTTTGGGTCAGCAGGAAAGCACCGTGTAGCTGAGCATTTCACGGTTCAGTCTATGATTGGAAACTATCAGCAAACTTACGCTTCACTTGTCTCTGGTTGCAATGGCTAA
- a CDS encoding ATP-grasp domain-containing protein codes for MMRVLITDGNERSSLAVTRALGAEGINVVVGAETDRSLAGSSRYCNKRFRYPSAYTEPKGFIDALIAGIRQEHVDFIIPISDMAMQLIADRRDEFPEKATRPMPDQATYETVSDKFRLSKMAGELGVPIPDTVFVENGRLPTSCSSAGMFPLIVKPAKSRTKVDGNWVATNVHRVSNREDLERLFGEVRYLSQNSLIQRIIEGEGQGIFALFDRGAPLALFAHRRIREKPPAGGVSVLRESIKLPKEMADYAVRLLTQVAWHGVAMVEFKIERSTGIPYLMEINGRFWGSLQLAIDAGMNFPALLMKLASGKRFETDLSKYRIGTKSRWLLGDLDHLLARIRKSDRDLNLPSDYPSRWACVKEFCRLFDKNTFYEVERWSDRGPGYFEWAHYLSTLMRGSV; via the coding sequence ATGATGCGGGTATTGATCACTGACGGGAACGAACGCTCGAGTCTTGCTGTGACAAGGGCATTGGGGGCCGAAGGAATCAACGTGGTCGTCGGAGCAGAAACCGACCGATCCCTCGCCGGAAGCTCACGCTACTGCAACAAGCGGTTTCGATATCCGTCTGCTTATACCGAGCCAAAAGGCTTTATTGACGCCTTGATTGCCGGGATTCGTCAGGAACATGTAGATTTCATCATCCCCATCTCCGACATGGCCATGCAACTCATCGCCGATCGGCGTGATGAGTTTCCGGAAAAGGCGACACGTCCCATGCCGGACCAGGCGACCTATGAAACCGTATCCGATAAATTCAGGCTTTCGAAGATGGCGGGAGAACTGGGCGTGCCGATTCCCGATACTGTATTCGTCGAGAACGGGCGTCTTCCAACATCCTGTTCCTCGGCAGGCATGTTTCCACTCATCGTCAAACCGGCAAAATCGCGGACGAAGGTGGACGGCAACTGGGTTGCAACCAACGTTCATCGAGTAAGCAACCGGGAAGATCTGGAACGGCTTTTTGGTGAGGTACGGTATCTAAGTCAAAACTCCTTGATCCAACGGATTATCGAAGGTGAGGGGCAAGGAATTTTTGCGCTGTTCGATCGAGGAGCGCCATTGGCTCTGTTTGCCCATCGTCGAATCAGAGAAAAGCCTCCTGCCGGTGGAGTGAGTGTGTTGAGGGAAAGCATCAAGCTGCCGAAGGAAATGGCCGACTATGCAGTCCGTCTGCTGACTCAAGTTGCCTGGCATGGGGTCGCGATGGTGGAGTTCAAGATTGAGCGGAGTACGGGTATTCCCTATTTGATGGAAATCAACGGTCGTTTTTGGGGATCATTGCAGTTGGCAATCGATGCGGGGATGAATTTCCCTGCTCTCTTGATGAAACTGGCTTCCGGTAAGCGATTCGAAACTGATTTGAGCAAGTATCGCATCGGCACGAAGTCACGGTGGCTGCTCGGCGATTTGGATCATTTGCTTGCGCGGATTCGGAAGTCCGACAGAGACCTGAATCTTCCTTCCGATTATCCGTCGCGGTGGGCCTGTGTGAAGGAATTTTGTCGGCTCTTCGACAAGAATACATTTTACGAGGTGGAACGGTGGAGCGATAGAGGGCCTGGATATTTCGAGTGGGCGCATTACTTGTCAACATTGATGCGGGGTTCGGTATGA
- a CDS encoding polysaccharide deacetylase family protein, with the protein MSLTDLKKVAWKAMAGGYKLSGMPRIRHRGTVVILTYHRVLTSQELAEQIVQPGMYVLDDVFEMHATYLKKHFHVLAFDELLERWQRGKWDHAQAYCVITFDDGWLDNYRNAAPILKRADLPATVFLPTDFIGSNRWFWPERLSFILRHADSDAVSPERRNRLYTKIAKTTGDPIHQWDERQNKAAGNVVGYDDVIERFKQIEYGLLESILAELTELIEIAVPENRVLINWQEVREMSAQNISFGSHSRSHRLLTLLTEKDIAREAIGSYEQLKDSGAAVTPVFCYPNGNYDAKAKHAVMNAGYRAAVSCDAGMETDIPSDIFALRRITMHQDICSTPALFSLALSGFR; encoded by the coding sequence ATGAGCTTGACAGACCTCAAAAAGGTTGCATGGAAAGCAATGGCTGGGGGATACAAGCTCTCAGGTATGCCTCGGATACGGCACAGAGGCACCGTTGTCATTCTGACCTACCACAGAGTGTTGACCTCCCAAGAGTTGGCAGAACAGATCGTGCAGCCGGGGATGTACGTGCTGGACGATGTGTTCGAGATGCATGCCACCTACCTCAAGAAACATTTCCATGTGCTGGCGTTTGATGAATTGCTCGAACGATGGCAAAGAGGTAAATGGGATCACGCGCAAGCCTATTGCGTCATCACTTTTGATGATGGATGGCTCGACAACTACCGTAATGCCGCCCCCATTCTTAAACGAGCCGATCTGCCGGCCACTGTATTTCTGCCCACCGACTTTATCGGATCGAACCGGTGGTTTTGGCCTGAAAGACTGAGCTTTATTCTACGGCATGCCGACTCTGATGCGGTTTCGCCGGAGAGGCGAAACCGGCTCTATACCAAGATAGCCAAGACAACCGGTGACCCAATTCATCAGTGGGACGAACGGCAGAATAAGGCTGCAGGGAATGTGGTTGGTTATGACGACGTCATTGAGCGATTTAAGCAAATCGAATACGGCCTCCTTGAATCGATTCTTGCCGAGTTGACCGAGCTCATCGAGATTGCCGTTCCCGAGAACCGTGTCCTGATAAATTGGCAGGAAGTACGGGAGATGTCTGCTCAAAACATTTCATTCGGATCACACTCGCGTTCCCATAGGCTGCTGACGCTTCTTACCGAGAAGGACATAGCTAGGGAGGCGATCGGATCTTACGAACAACTGAAAGACAGCGGTGCGGCCGTCACTCCGGTATTCTGCTACCCGAATGGGAACTATGATGCGAAGGCAAAGCACGCTGTCATGAACGCCGGATATCGAGCAGCGGTATCATGCGATGCTGGCATGGAGACGGACATCCCATCTGATATATTTGCTCTCCGCCGGATTACAATGCATCAGGACATCTGCTCTACTCCGGCCCTCTTTTCTCTTGCGCTGTCAGGATTTCGTTAG
- a CDS encoding DUF5989 family protein — protein MGDFLVELWAFMKERKKFWLLPIIVVLVLLGSLIVLTQGSAVAPFIYTLF, from the coding sequence ATGGGTGATTTTTTAGTCGAGCTGTGGGCCTTTATGAAGGAACGGAAAAAATTCTGGCTATTACCGATCATCGTCGTGCTGGTGCTGCTTGGGAGCCTCATCGTATTGACCCAAGGCTCGGCAGTGGCGCCGTTTATTTACACCTTGTTCTAG